From one Magnolia sinica isolate HGM2019 chromosome 18, MsV1, whole genome shotgun sequence genomic stretch:
- the LOC131233349 gene encoding bifunctional UDP-glucose 4-epimerase and UDP-xylose 4-epimerase 1-like, protein MASEKQQSILVTGGAGFIGTHTVLQLLNEGFKVSIIDNLDNSVEEAVDRVRDLAGRDGSRNLIFHVGDLRNKDDLEKVFSQTRFDAVIHFAGLKAVGESVAKPLRYYDNNLIGTLNLIEFMLNYGCKKLVFSSSATVYGQPEKIPCVEDFELKAMNPYGRTKLFLEEIARDVQKADPEWRIILLRYFNPVGAHISGQIGEDPKGIPNNLMPYIQQVAVGRLPELNIFGHDYPTKDGSAIRDYIHVMDLADGHIAALRKIFTADDIGCTAYNLGTGCGTSVFEMVAAFEKASGKKIPIKLCPRRPGDATAVYASTEKAEKELGWKARYGVEEMCRDQWNWASKNPWGYHSQP, encoded by the exons ATGGCGTCCGAGAAACAGCAATCCATCCTTGTCACCGGTGGGGCCGGTTTCATTGGTACCCACACCGTCCTCCAACTCCTCAACGAGGGTTTCAAGGTCTCCATTATCGATAATCTCGATAATTCCGTTGAGGAAGCCGTCGATCGCGTCAGGGATTTAGCCGGCCGTGATGGATCCCGGAATCTTATCTTTCACGTG GGTGATCTTCGGAATAAGGACGATTTGGAAAAGGTTTTCTCCCAAACAAG ATTCGATGCTGTAATCCATTTTGCTGGCCTGAAGGCTGTTGGGGAGAGCGTTGCAAAGCCATTACGTTACTATGACAACAATTTGATTGGCACCTTGAATCTGATTGAGTTCATGTTGAACTATGGCTGTAAAAAG CTGGTGTTCTCTTCATCTGCAACTGTTTATGGTCAACCTGAAAAAATCCCATGTGTTGAGGACTTTGAGTTGAAGGCAATGAACCCATATGGGCGGACAAAG CTTTTCCTTGAAGAGATTGCACGTGATGTTCAAAAAGCAGATCCAGAATGGAGAATTATACTACTCAGATACTTCAACCCTGTTGGAGCCCACATCAGTGGTCAAATTGGTGAAGATCCAAAGGGTATTCCAAATAATCTCATGCCTTATATCCAGCAAGTGGCCGTTGGCAGATTGCCTGAGTTGAATATTTTTGGTCATGATTATCCAACAAAGGATGGTAGTGCG ATTCGAGACTACATCCATGTTATGGACCTAGCTGATGGCCATATAGCTGCTCTTCGGAAGATATTCACAGCGGATGATATAG GTTGTACTGCCTACAATTTGGGCACTGGATGTGGCACATCTGTGTTTGAAATGGTCGCTGCATTTGAGAAGGCTTCAGGAAAA AAAATACCTATCAAATTATGCCCAAGGAGGCCAGGAGACGCCACAGCCGTTTATGCTTCTACTGAGAAGGCCGAAAAGGAACTTGGTTGGAA GGCAAGATATGGCGTAGAGGAGATGTGCAGAGACCAATGGAATTGGGCAAGCAAAAACCCTTGGGGGTACCATTCCCAACCTTGA